The Borrelia sp. HM sequence TTGAGTGTAGTGTTGATTCTTTATTTAAAGCAGCAATATTAAGAGGTATTACTTCTGCCTTATCAACTGGTATTATTGGATATCCAATCATTGATGTAGGAATTAAGATCGTTTCATTGGATTTTGATAAGGGTAAGATTAATGAATTTGCAATTGAGTCGGTATCGGGTCTTGCTTTTAATGAATTTTTTAAAAGAGCACATCCCATTAAGCTTGAGCCAATAATGATGTTAGAAATTAGAACTCCAATTGAGTATACTGGAGAAGTAGTTTCTACATTGAATTCTGTTGGTGGAATAATTCATTCCATTACTAATATTGAAGATTATGAGATAATAAAAGCTGAAGCAGCTTTTGAAAAACTTTTTGGGTATACTTCTGTGTTAAGAAGCTCTACTAAAGGTAGGGGAGATTTTACTATGGAATTTTCATATTTTAAGGAAAAGCATGATTAATTGTTATTCAATTTGTTTATTTTATTATGGAATCATTTTAGCTTTTAGTAAATTTTTTGACTTTGTTATTTAATAGGTTTTTCGTTTCAAGATATCCTTTTGGTATTTGATTATTTATGATTAATTAGTTTAAAATGCCATATTTGTTGGTTTGCATTTGTTTTTTCCTATTTTTAAATTTTTAGCACTGTTTTTTGATTATCTAGATTTTAACTTTTTATAAAGTTTGTATTTTAATATTTGATTGCATTATTTCAAGGTTGAAAATATAAGATATTTTTTGTTATTAAAAAAGATTCTTTTGTCTTGTAAGTGCTACTAGAATATTAGTGTGATTTTTTGATATGATGTCTTATTATGAATATTTTTTTATTTTAAAAATAAAGGAGGTTGTTGTTATGCAGGGTGAGAACATGGTTTCAATTAGAGGTAGTAATAGAAAAAAGATACTCCTTAGTTTGAAAAATATGCAGTATTCAAGAACTGATCTAGCTCGTAAATTGTCATTGACAAATGCAGCGGTTACGATTCTTACTAATCATATGATTAAGGAAAATATTTTAGTTGAAGTTGGTTCAAAAGAATCGGATGTTAAAAAGCATGGGCGCAAAGAAATACTTCTTGATATTAATAAAGATTTTGCATATTCAATGGGAGTAATTATTTCAAGTAATTATTTCCAAATAGGAATTGCAAACCTTAAATGTGAAGTTTTAATAAGTGAAACTTATTCCTTTGAACCACCAGTTAGTGCTTATGAAATATTAGAAAAAATTAAGGATCATATGATTGAAATTATCTGGAAGCATAATTTTTCAAGGGATAAATTTATTGGATTAGGATTTAGTATTACTGGTATAATTAAGGACAAGGAATCTGGAATTGTTAATGATAGTCATGGTACATGGATTGAAAAAGATGTTCCTGTTAAGGCTATATTAGAGGAATATTTTTCACTTACAGTGTATCTTGAAAGCTATGTTAAGAACCTTTCACTTGCTGAATTTATGGGAAAGAACATAGATAATATCATGTTTTTTGATTATACAGATACTGCTGAGCTTTCTATTTGGTCTGGTGGTAATGTTTATCCTGGATTTAATAATAAATCTGGTATGGTTAGTCATATGGTAATTGATTATGGAGGTGAGAAAAATTGTCCTACATGTGGAAATAAGGGTTGTGTTAATATGTTAATATCTAATTTTGCATTGCAGCGTTTGATTTATAAAGAATTTATGAATGGTGAGATTTCTGAACTTTATGACAAATACGAAGGTAGACTTAAAAAAGTTACTATATATGATATTTTTGCTTTGCATGATAAATATGAATTTATACAGAAAATAATGGAAGATACGGTAAGATATTTGGCAATAGTGATTGTTAATATTCAAAGAGTTCTTGATTTTAATTATTTAGTGCTTTATGGACAAAGTTTTAAACTCAAGAGTTTTTTTGAATTGTTGAAAGATGAAATCAAGCGATTCAATAAAGAAAAGATAGTATTAAAGCTTAGTTCTTTAGATACTGAAGTATCTGTTGTTGGTCCTGCTTCTAGTGTGATATTTAATAAATTTTATTTGACCGGAGGAGATATTGATTAATATTTTCTTTTTTTGTATTGTATATTTTGTAGAATTTTTTACAAATGAAGGTGATTTTTAGTGTTTGAGAGTTTAGGTTCAGGTTTTAAAGATTTTATCAAGTATATATCTGGAAAATCTGTAATAAGTGAAAAGAATATTGAAGAAGCTGTTGACACTATTAAGAATACTTTAATTGAAGCTGATGTTAATTTAAGTGTTGTAAGACGTTTTGTAAATTCTGTTGTTGAGGAAGCCAAGGGGATTAAAGTTTTAAGAAATGTTGATCCTAAATCTCAGTTTATTAAGATTGTCAATGATAAGCTTGTAAGTTTTTTAGGAGATAAGCATTCTAATCTTATTTTACATCCAGTTAATAAATTATCATGCATTTTGATGCTTGGTCTTCAAGGTTCTGGAAAAACGACAACCTGTATAAAACTTGCAAGGCGACTTAAATTAGAAAATAGAAGAGTTCTTCTTGTTGCTGCAGATACTTTTAGAGCAGCAGCAGTTGAACAATTAAGAGTTCTAGGTGTGCAAATTGGCGTTTCTGTTTTTACTCTTGAGGGTGAAAGCAATCCTATTAATGTTGTAAAAAAATCCATTGAATATGCGAATAAAACAGAACTTTTTGATACAGTGATAGTAGATACTAGAGGGCGTCTTGAAGTTGAAGATTTATTATTAAAAGAGATTAAAGATATTAAAGATATATTAAAGCCTACTGAGACAATATTGGTAGCAGATGCAATTACAGGACAAGTTGCTGTAAATGTTGCAAGGGAATTTAATGACAGGGTTGGAATTACAGGTGTAATTTTTACAAAATTTGATTCTGATGCTAAAGGTGGTGCAATACTATCACTTAAGACTATTTGTGGTGCTCCCATTAAATTTGTTGGAATTGGAGAAAAGCCTGAAGATCTTGATATTTTTTATCCAGATAGGGTTGCTTCGCGAATTCTTGGCATGGGAGACATTGTTAGCCTTGTTGAGAAAGCCCAAGTTGTTATAGATAAAGAAGAAGCTTTAAAACTTGAAGAGAAATTTAAAAAAGCTAACTTTAATTTTGAAGATTATTTAAATCAATTTAAGTATATGCGTAGTATGGGTGGTGTTTCTAGTTTGATAGGAATGCTTCCTGGTATTTCTTCATCAGAAATGCTACTTCGTAATATTAATGAAAAGGAACTTAAAAGAGAAGAGGCGATCATTCTTTCTATGACTAAAAAAGAAAGATTAAATCCTGTCATTTTAAATAGTCCTTCAAGAAAAAAAAGAATAGCTTTGGGAAGTGGAACGACAATTTTTGAAGTAAATAAACTTATTAAAAAGTTTACTCAAGTAGTTTTAATGATGAAAAAAATGAAAAATAAGAGCTTTCAAAACAAGATAGCATCTCTTTTGGGAGGTAAAGGAGGAATGGTAAATTGAGTGTTAGAATAAGATTAAAAAGGATGGGGGCAAAAAAGAGGCCTTATTATCGAATTGTGGTAATGGATTCTACTTCGCCTAGAGATGGACGAGCTATTGAAGAGCTTGGGTATTATCATCCTATTGAAAGCCAAAATCAAATTAAAATAAATGAAGAAAAATTTAAGGATTGGATATGCAAAGGAGCTATTCCAAGTGATACGGTTAAGAAAATTGTGAATAAAAATAATTTTAAAATTTAGAGTTAGGAGGACTTAATGAAAGAGTACGGCAATGAAATTGAGCTTATAGAATTTGTAGTAAAATCTCTTGTGGATAAAAGGGATGAGGTTAAGTTAAATGTAGTTGAAGGTGAGAAGTCAACTATTTTGGAATTAAGAGTTTCAGCAAATGATGTTGGCAAGATAATTGGGAAAAGGGGACGCATTGCAAGGGCTATTAGAACGCTTCTTAGTGCTTGTGCTGCAAAAACAAATAGGAGAGTTCAGTTAGAAATTTTGGACTAATTGATGTTTATAAAGGGCATAATATTGTCATCTTATGGAGTGAATGGATATGCTAAGATCAAAAGCATATCCAATGATTTGAATGATTTTTTTGCTTTAAAAGGTCATCAATTGATTTTAAAAAAAGAAAGTTGTTCTTCTATTGAGGTTAAGGTTGAAAATGTATCTTTAATCAATAATTCATTGTTAGTAAAGTTTGAAGAATTTAATGCTCCTGAACCAATTAAGGATTTGGTGGGTTTTGAGTTATGGGTAAATGATAAGTTTGCGTCTAAATTAGAAGAGGATGAGTATTATTTTGGTGAGCTTATTGGATATAAGCTTGTTAATAGTGGAAAAGAGCTAGGTGTTGTTGTGTCTTTTTCAGAATGTAGTAAGTCAATTCTTCTTGAAGTTAAAGCTAGAAATAAGTCGTTTTTTATTCCTTTTTTAGGTGTTTATCTAGGAGATGTTGATAGAGTATTGAAGACTATTGAACTTAAGGTATTAGAACTGTTAGAATGAAAATTACGATTCTCTCTTTATTCCCTTCAATACTTACTCCATTTTTTAAAAATTCAATAATGAAAAAGGTTGTAGATAGAGGCATCATAAGTTATGAAATTATATCTATTCGTGACTTTTCTGATGATAGATATAAAAGGTGTGATGATGCTCCTTATGGTGGAGGTGCAGGGATGGTTTTAAAGGCTCAACCTATTTCTGCTGCTCTTGATTATGTGAACTCAAAAGTAAAAACCACGATATTTGTAAGTCCATCTGGGGTTAAGTATACTCAAAAATTGGCTTATGACTTGTCAAAGAAGAGTGAACTTGTTATAATTTGTGGAAGATATGAAGGGCTTGATCAACGTATAATTGATTTGTACGTTGATTTTGAAATTTCAGTTGGAGATTATGTATTATCTTCAGGTGAAGTTGCTGCTCTTGTTATAATAGATAGTGTATATAGATTATTAGATGATGTAATAAGTCCAAGTTCCTTGATTGAGGAATCTTTTAATTTTGGATGTGGCTTGCTTGAGTATCCTCATTATACTAGGCCTTATGAATTTAAAGGATTAAAAGTTCCTGATGTGCTTCTTTCAGGCCATCATGAAGAAATAAGGAAATGGCGATTTGTTAAATCTGTTGAGCAAACAAAAAAAAATAGATATGATTTATACCTTGAATATTTGGAAAAGAGAGGAGAAAATGATGGATTTAATAAGAAAAATTGAGGCTGACGGAAAGAGAGCAGAAAGCTTTAATTTTAGGGTAGGAGATACTGTTTGTGTTAATTATAAGATAATTGAAGGAACTAATGAGAGATTTCAAAATTTTGAGGGTCTTGTTATATCTATTCAAAATAAGGGCATTGGACAAACTTTTTTAGTGAGAAAAATTTCTTCAGGAATTGGTGTTGAAAAAATTTTTCCAATGCATTCACCTATTATAGAGAAAGTTAAAGTTTTAAAGCGAGGTAAGGTAAGAAAAGCCAAACTCTATTATATGAGAAATAGAATTGGTAAAGCTGCGATGAAGGTGAAGGAACGTCTTGAGATTAAAAATCCTAAATGATGTTCAACCATATAAATGTGATTTTGGGTTAGTAAAGCCTTCTTTAAGTGGGCAATTAGAAGTTGTTAGATCTATTGGTATTAATAAGTGGCTTGTATCTTTTGTAGGTAGATATTTTGAAGTAGATAGTTGTTTACCTTTAAAGGTTGGATTTAAGTATCCTTCTAGGATGATGAAGACTTCAAAGAGTTTTTTAATTAGTATTAATTATGAATCTGTATTTGAAAATTTAGATTTATTTAAAAGCGGTAATAAGCTTATAATTAAGCGTAATGGTGATTTTATAGGTCAAAATATTAAAAAGTTATTCAGTGATATTTATGACAATGTAAAGGATGGATTTGTTTTAAAGTTTCTTTTGGCTTTGCATGAGCAAAACATAACAAAACAAGATTTTATGAAAATTTATAATTATTTTAGCAGTGAAGTTGAAAGAAAGGAGTGGAATGCCAAGTTACCAATTTTTATTGAAAATGGTTATAATTTTATTATTTCAATTCCCTTTAGATTTTTAGATAGTTCTGGTTTGTTATTCTTATTTTCAAATAAAAATTTAAAAATAATTTATAAGTGGAGTTTTATTTATTTTTTTAATAAAAGTGAAAAGATTATTTGTGAAATTAATAATGCTGGTTTTAATTATAAATTAAGGATATATTCAGATTTTAATTTAGATACTGTGATTGAAAAACTAAAAAGCTCTCTTTTTGATTATAATATAATTGATATACAAATCTTAGATTCAATGCAAGAGCTTTCTGATTTTGATTGTGAAATAAGAGTAGTTAAGAGCGTTAATTATACAGTATGAAGAAAGAAGAATTAGCTTTATTAATTAAATATGACACTAAATTTCCAGCTCCTTTTATTCTAGCTAAGGCTAAGGGAGAGAGAGCTTTACTTATAAAAGAGCTTGCTAAGCAAGAAAATATTCCTATTGTTGAAGATAAATATTTATCCGAGAATTTATTTTCAATTAATGAGGGCGATTTTATTGATTCTAAGTATTTTAAAGTAATTGCATATATTTTATCTATTGTATATAAGTTTAAAAATAATAAGTTATAAATCGCTAGGTAAATTAAAAATTGAGCTAAGAGAATCTTTTGCTTAAAAATATTTATTAAGAAATGATCATAAGATGATAGGTAAAGTTATTATAGTTTATTTTGATAATTAAATTCCTTTTGGAAAGGCAGTTTTTTTGACTTTATTGGAATTTAGAGGTATAAGATGTTATTATATTTCATATAATTTAAGGAGGTAGCATTGAAGTATGCTCAAAATAAAGTTGTTGCCACTGATTTGCGAAAAAACACCGGTATTCCTTATTGGAAAAGGAAAAGATTAAGAAATGATCTTAAAAAACAGAATGGTACATCTTTAAATACCGATGATCATAAATCTGTTGACATTAACTTTGGAAAACGAATTGATTATAAGGTGAATAGTCAAAAAGATTTTATTAAAGAGCGAAGAGTATCTCATTTTAAGATTAAAGAGATATGTCCTGTTTGTTTAAAACAAATTAAATATGTTGCATCTTGTATGTCTATGAAGTTTGATAATGAGGACAAGCCTATACATTTTGATTGTGCAATTGATAAGTTAAAGTCTGAGAATAACTTTTGTAATAATGAAAGTTTAGTGTATGGGGGTGTTGGAAAATTTTTTGTTGTTGATAAATCTACTAGAGGCAATAATTTAGCTTTTAAAATACTTAAAGAGATTAATTTTGAAAATTTAGATAATAATCCTAGTTGGAGAGAAAAAATCCTTCAAAATATTAATAAAGGATTTAAATTATATTGATTATGCGAGTAGCATTGTTTCCTGGTTCATTTGATCCTATTACTTTGGGACATATTGATTTAGTTAAGAGGGCCTCATTGATTTTTGATAAGATTATTGTTCTTGTTGCTAATAATACTATTAAAAATTATTTGCTTAGTAGTTTTGAAAGATATGAACTTACTTGTGAAGTTATTTCATCTTTAGGATTGCAAAATATTTTTGTGGATAGATATGATGGGATTATTTCAGATTATATTTTAAAGAATAATATTGGTTTTATTGTAAGAGGTATTAGGGCTTTTCGTGATTTTGAGTTTGAATTTGAAAGATATATTGCAAATAGCAAGTTTAATCCTTATGTAGACACAGTATTCTTACCAAGTAGTGATAAATATCTATTTGTAAGATCAGATATTGTTAAGGAATTAATTAAGAATAAAAATTTTGATCTCTTAAACTTTATTCCAGAATTAGTGCAAAAAAAGTTAAAATACAAATTTATTGACAAATTATCTTAATAATATATATATTATTAAGATAAATTTGTTTATTTTAAGGAGACAAAGGGATGGCTGTTCCTAAATTTAAGCCTTCAAAGTCTAGAAGTAGGACAAGGCGTAGTGTAAATATGAGAAAAAAGGTACCTCAGCTTCAAGAATGTTCAAATTGTGGTATTCTTGTAATAAGGCACAGAATATGTGGAAAGTGTGGTTATTATAGAAATAGTCAGTACTTAGAAGTAGAACTGTAGTTTGAACGAGGGATGTTTATTTATGGATCAAAGTGAGATTTTTAAAAAAGTTAGGTCTATTATATCTGAGCAATTAGATAAAAAAGAAGATGAAATTACTATGGAATCTAGATTTGTTGAAGATCTTGGTGCAGACAGTCTTGATATTTATGAACTTTTATATTTGCTTGAGGAAGCTTTTGATGATAAAATTCCAGAAAATGAAGCTAGTGAGTTTGAGACTATAGGTGATGTTGTTGCTTTCATTGAGAAAAAAAAGGGTTAAATGGGTTCTTTTATAATGAAGCTAGATAAAGATCGTAAAAAAAAACTAGATGGATTCTTAATGAATTTGCATATTGATTTTAATAATATTGATTTGTTGAATATGTCTTTTATTCATTCATCGTATGCTAATGAATTTGATCAAGGATATGCTAATAATGAAAGATTAGAGTTTTTAGGAGATTCTGTTCTTAATCTTATTATTACAGATTATTTATATAAATTTTATCCTGATAAGAGTGAGGGTGAACTTAGTAAGGCCAGATCTTATATTGTTAGTGAAGAGTCTCTATCTAGTATTGCTCGGGAGCTTAATCTTGGCAACTATCTCTTGCTTGGTAGAGGTGAGGAAAGTAATGATGGGCGTAATAAGAAAGGTATTCTTGCAGATGCTGTTGAAGCTTTTGTTGGTGCTCTTTATCTTGATGGTGGCTTTTTAAAAGTATCTGCTTTCGTGGTGGAACTTTTTGAAGTTCATATAAGGTTAATGTTCAATCGTGGTGATTTTAAAGACTATAAGAGTCTTCTTCAAGAGTATGTTCAAAAAAAGTATAAGATTTCACCAAGTTATAAGTTAGTTAAAGAATTGGGACCTGATCATAATAAAATTTTTTGTGTTGAACTTTATGTTAATGATAAATTTATATCAAATGGCAAAGGCAAATCGAAAAAAGAAGCTGAAATGATTGCTGCTGAGATGGCACTTAAAAATATTGTAAATATTGCTCTTTAATTTTTTTGATTAGAGTTTCTTTTTGGTTAAGTGTGGGATTAATTAATACTTCTCTTAGTAAATTATTTAAAATTTTTCCAATATTTCTATTGTCTGTTAGTTTGAGATTTTTAATATCATTGCCATTGATTTTTAGTTCTCTTAAAGATAAGGGATTTTTGAGCATTTTTTTTCTTTTTATGTTGTTTATTATAAATTGGAGTTTATTGTTTTTTCCTTTAAGAGCTTTGTATATATCAAATATTTCCTTATGATTTTCTCTGGTAGCTTTGCTTAGTAATATTCTAACATTACTTAAGTTTTTCATTTTTAAATTGTTAATTTCATCAATAATAACTCTGTAAAGTGTTATTAGTTTTATATCTTTGTTTGAAAATTTAAGTAATTTTAACTTTTCTCTTAAACTTTGTATATCTTTTTTTATTGTAAGAATAACTATTGCTTTTAAATAGTAGAATTGATTTTTATTTAAAAGATTAATTCTATTTTTTAATTTTTTGTTTATTTCTATATTGAAAAAATATTTGAAGAAATTTACTTTTTGTAAATAGTTAATTCCCTTTATTGGATTTTGTCCTTCCAAAAGCTTGATGAATTCATTATTTATTCTTTCTTTTGACAAAAGCAATATGTTTTCTTTTTTATATTTCATAGACACCAATGTATTTTGATCAATTGTAAAGTTAAGAGTAGATGCAAATCTTGCAGCTCTAAGTATTCTAAGAGCGTCTTCTTCAAATCTTTTATTTGGTTCTCCTATACATTTGATTTTCTTTTTATTGAGATCTCTTTTGCCATTATAGTAGTCTATTAGTTTGCAGGTAAGTATATTCATTGCAATTGAGTTTATTGTAAAATCTCTTCTTTTTAGATCTTCAATTAAGCTTTTTGTAAATTTTATTTTTTTAGGTGATCTTTTATTTTCATAGTCTATGTCTATTCTATAAGTTGTAATTTCAAAAATTTTTTTGTTAAAAATTATACTTATTGTACCGTGTTTTATTCCTGTTTGCATGTTGTTTGGAAAAAGTCGCATTATTTCTTTTGGAGTTGCATTTGTTGTAAAGTCAAAATCATAAGGTATCTTTTTAAGAATCAAGTCTCTTAGAGCACCTCCTACTAAGAAAAATTCATAGTTGTGATTATTAAATATTTTACTAATCTTTAATATATCTTTAGCATTAGTGCCTAGGTTCATATAGAATTATATTATAGTTAAAATATTATTTTTTATAAGATCGTAAAAAAAATTTTAGTTTATTATTAAAATGTCATAAAATAATACTTATCTGGTTTATATTTAATGTTTATAAATTATAAATGGGGTTTTATGAATAAGATTAATGTTAATATATATGATTCTATTGACAAACTTTCAAAAGATTTGAAGGTTAAATTATTAAGGGAAATTAAAAAGAGTTTAAGCTTAAATTCTTCAGTATTATCTACAAATAATTCTACTAATTATTTAGATGCATATTCTTCCGTTCAGATTGATGATTTTTTATCTAAAAAATTTATGGAAGAATCGTTTTTTCTAAAGATATGGATCTATATTTTAAATCTCTTTCAAAGAAGTAAGTCTAAAGAGGATATTTATAAAATTCATATTTTAAAAAAATTAGAAACCCATGTTAATAATATTTATAAAAATCCTGTTATAGATTTTAAGAAAGGATATTTACGTGTAGGTTTTATAGAAATGTTTTTTGAATTTTATTGCCATTTAATGGAGCTTAAAGAATATTTCAAGATGTTAGAGGATAATAATGTTATTGAACAAGCAATGTTTGAAGTTATTCAGAGTAAGATTCCAAATTTCAAGTGTAAAATAAAAGATTTTTTAGACCCTGAGATATATGAGCAATTCTTAAAAAAAGAGAAAAGTCAAGAAAACTTGGAAGAAATCATTAAAATAAATATTAGTTCTTATGTGGATTCAATTCCTTCACAACTTTATAAAGTTGTAGAAGACATGTTTGAATTTTTTTATATTCTAAATAGTATTGTATTTTTTCCTTACAAATCTTTTTTTTCTTTTTTTAATGTGGATCTTTTAGATGATTTAAAGAATTTTGATGATATTGTTAATTTTGATAGGACAGTCAGTACCAGTTTTGCAAGTATTGATAAGTATTTTAAGTGTTTTTTTGAGCTTTTATATACATTAAGAGAGATTGAGGTAAATGAAGAAATTTTAAAAATTATTATTAAAAATTATTTTTTAATAATAAAGTCAAATGAGGATTCTATTTTGAGTGAAGAAAAGCTTTTAAAAATTGATGCTATGTTTAAAAGCATTTTGGGCATTATTTTAAAGATTATTAATTTAGCAAAAACTTTGCCTTATTTAGATGTTTTTAAAATTTATTATGAAAATCCAGTTTTGACACCTAAGAAGTATGTTCCTTATTTTGATGTAAAAAGCTTTTATGAGAATATTTTATTGTTAAATGTTAGTAGTCAGCTTGTTAAAGAGCATGATAATGCCTTAGAAATGCTTATGAATCAAGAAATGAAAAGCCTAATTAAAAATTATAGTGTTATTTTTAATTTACATAGCGTAATTTTTAAAGGGATAGAACTTGAATATTCAAGTTTTAAAAAACTTTACTTTATTAATGAATTTTTTAAAGATATTTATGATGTCAAAATGATAGAAATAT is a genomic window containing:
- the coaD gene encoding pantetheine-phosphate adenylyltransferase, whose product is MRVALFPGSFDPITLGHIDLVKRASLIFDKIIVLVANNTIKNYLLSSFERYELTCEVISSLGLQNIFVDRYDGIISDYILKNNIGFIVRGIRAFRDFEFEFERYIANSKFNPYVDTVFLPSSDKYLFVRSDIVKELIKNKNFDLLNFIPELVQKKLKYKFIDKLS
- the acpP gene encoding acyl carrier protein yields the protein MDQSEIFKKVRSIISEQLDKKEDEITMESRFVEDLGADSLDIYELLYLLEEAFDDKIPENEASEFETIGDVVAFIEKKKG
- a CDS encoding EscU/YscU/HrcU family type III secretion system export apparatus switch protein; this encodes MKKEELALLIKYDTKFPAPFILAKAKGERALLIKELAKQENIPIVEDKYLSENLFSINEGDFIDSKYFKVIAYILSIVYKFKNNKL
- a CDS encoding DUF5312 domain-containing protein, with the translated sequence MNKINVNIYDSIDKLSKDLKVKLLREIKKSLSLNSSVLSTNNSTNYLDAYSSVQIDDFLSKKFMEESFFLKIWIYILNLFQRSKSKEDIYKIHILKKLETHVNNIYKNPVIDFKKGYLRVGFIEMFFEFYCHLMELKEYFKMLEDNNVIEQAMFEVIQSKIPNFKCKIKDFLDPEIYEQFLKKEKSQENLEEIIKINISSYVDSIPSQLYKVVEDMFEFFYILNSIVFFPYKSFFSFFNVDLLDDLKNFDDIVNFDRTVSTSFASIDKYFKCFFELLYTLREIEVNEEILKIIIKNYFLIIKSNEDSILSEEKLLKIDAMFKSILGIILKIINLAKTLPYLDVFKIYYENPVLTPKKYVPYFDVKSFYENILLLNVSSQLVKEHDNALEMLMNQEMKSLIKNYSVIFNLHSVIFKGIELEYSSFKKLYFINEFFKDIYDVKMIEILKTINNVVLVNNSDLRNVYVKLERNISALKKEVYDFYIEVNYKNEEYEKCIKLDNGGDYYREKILAWCLKQTNVIKKLVFNFTKYFLDLKEKYIALLENNNTFIQSALNISHKLSPESSSRISLGYVISSNILFVIKRALFILENL
- the rpmF gene encoding 50S ribosomal protein L32 codes for the protein MAVPKFKPSKSRSRTRRSVNMRKKVPQLQECSNCGILVIRHRICGKCGYYRNSQYLEVEL
- a CDS encoding ROK family protein; translation: MQGENMVSIRGSNRKKILLSLKNMQYSRTDLARKLSLTNAAVTILTNHMIKENILVEVGSKESDVKKHGRKEILLDINKDFAYSMGVIISSNYFQIGIANLKCEVLISETYSFEPPVSAYEILEKIKDHMIEIIWKHNFSRDKFIGLGFSITGIIKDKESGIVNDSHGTWIEKDVPVKAILEEYFSLTVYLESYVKNLSLAEFMGKNIDNIMFFDYTDTAELSIWSGGNVYPGFNNKSGMVSHMVIDYGGEKNCPTCGNKGCVNMLISNFALQRLIYKEFMNGEISELYDKYEGRLKKVTIYDIFALHDKYEFIQKIMEDTVRYLAIVIVNIQRVLDFNYLVLYGQSFKLKSFFELLKDEIKRFNKEKIVLKLSSLDTEVSVVGPASSVIFNKFYLTGGDID
- the rplS gene encoding 50S ribosomal protein L19 — its product is MDLIRKIEADGKRAESFNFRVGDTVCVNYKIIEGTNERFQNFEGLVISIQNKGIGQTFLVRKISSGIGVEKIFPMHSPIIEKVKVLKRGKVRKAKLYYMRNRIGKAAMKVKERLEIKNPK
- the rimM gene encoding ribosome maturation factor RimM (Essential for efficient processing of 16S rRNA), giving the protein MFIKGIILSSYGVNGYAKIKSISNDLNDFFALKGHQLILKKESCSSIEVKVENVSLINNSLLVKFEEFNAPEPIKDLVGFELWVNDKFASKLEEDEYYFGELIGYKLVNSGKELGVVVSFSECSKSILLEVKARNKSFFIPFLGVYLGDVDRVLKTIELKVLELLE
- a CDS encoding polynucleotide adenylyltransferase produces the protein MNLGTNAKDILKISKIFNNHNYEFFLVGGALRDLILKKIPYDFDFTTNATPKEIMRLFPNNMQTGIKHGTISIIFNKKIFEITTYRIDIDYENKRSPKKIKFTKSLIEDLKRRDFTINSIAMNILTCKLIDYYNGKRDLNKKKIKCIGEPNKRFEEDALRILRAARFASTLNFTIDQNTLVSMKYKKENILLLSKERINNEFIKLLEGQNPIKGINYLQKVNFFKYFFNIEINKKLKNRINLLNKNQFYYLKAIVILTIKKDIQSLREKLKLLKFSNKDIKLITLYRVIIDEINNLKMKNLSNVRILLSKATRENHKEIFDIYKALKGKNNKLQFIINNIKRKKMLKNPLSLRELKINGNDIKNLKLTDNRNIGKILNNLLREVLINPTLNQKETLIKKIKEQYLQYF
- the trmD gene encoding tRNA (guanosine(37)-N1)-methyltransferase TrmD → MKITILSLFPSILTPFFKNSIMKKVVDRGIISYEIISIRDFSDDRYKRCDDAPYGGGAGMVLKAQPISAALDYVNSKVKTTIFVSPSGVKYTQKLAYDLSKKSELVIICGRYEGLDQRIIDLYVDFEISVGDYVLSSGEVAALVIIDSVYRLLDDVISPSSLIEESFNFGCGLLEYPHYTRPYEFKGLKVPDVLLSGHHEEIRKWRFVKSVEQTKKNRYDLYLEYLEKRGENDGFNKKN
- a CDS encoding KH domain-containing protein; amino-acid sequence: MKEYGNEIELIEFVVKSLVDKRDEVKLNVVEGEKSTILELRVSANDVGKIIGKRGRIARAIRTLLSACAAKTNRRVQLEILD
- the ffh gene encoding signal recognition particle protein, translating into MFESLGSGFKDFIKYISGKSVISEKNIEEAVDTIKNTLIEADVNLSVVRRFVNSVVEEAKGIKVLRNVDPKSQFIKIVNDKLVSFLGDKHSNLILHPVNKLSCILMLGLQGSGKTTTCIKLARRLKLENRRVLLVAADTFRAAAVEQLRVLGVQIGVSVFTLEGESNPINVVKKSIEYANKTELFDTVIVDTRGRLEVEDLLLKEIKDIKDILKPTETILVADAITGQVAVNVAREFNDRVGITGVIFTKFDSDAKGGAILSLKTICGAPIKFVGIGEKPEDLDIFYPDRVASRILGMGDIVSLVEKAQVVIDKEEALKLEEKFKKANFNFEDYLNQFKYMRSMGGVSSLIGMLPGISSSEMLLRNINEKELKREEAIILSMTKKERLNPVILNSPSRKKRIALGSGTTIFEVNKLIKKFTQVVLMMKKMKNKSFQNKIASLLGGKGGMVN
- the rpsP gene encoding 30S ribosomal protein S16; protein product: MSVRIRLKRMGAKKRPYYRIVVMDSTSPRDGRAIEELGYYHPIESQNQIKINEEKFKDWICKGAIPSDTVKKIVNKNNFKI
- the rnc gene encoding ribonuclease III, producing the protein MGSFIMKLDKDRKKKLDGFLMNLHIDFNNIDLLNMSFIHSSYANEFDQGYANNERLEFLGDSVLNLIITDYLYKFYPDKSEGELSKARSYIVSEESLSSIARELNLGNYLLLGRGEESNDGRNKKGILADAVEAFVGALYLDGGFLKVSAFVVELFEVHIRLMFNRGDFKDYKSLLQEYVQKKYKISPSYKLVKELGPDHNKIFCVELYVNDKFISNGKGKSKKEAEMIAAEMALKNIVNIAL